In Arthrobacter sp. B3I4, the following proteins share a genomic window:
- a CDS encoding NAD(P)/FAD-dependent oxidoreductase, with protein sequence MMRRIVVVGNGIAGQTACDSLRSAGFDGELTVVGAEPHHPYSRPALSKALLHGVDGKNDDALHAHELPEPTHEATALLGVSAMGLDVGARRVLLDGGGDLPYDGLVIASGSRARRLAGAPGTAGTGPDGGSPEFTLRTIEDAVRLKERVATRPSVIVIGGGPLGMEVASGCLYSGCEVTLVADARPLSQQLGGYLADMFTTAAILGGLRVVRGGKARLVDHGAGARVALADGRELEADLVVTAVGDEPNTEWLAGSSLLSEGSLRVDSRGRLRPEIVAAGDVAFFPTLRGVQRVPLWTSAIDQAKVAAVGLLQGDAAPEFNFQPYFWTEGFGLSLKAVGFTPVAGAPDYSESGLEHGSALLRWDNQDGSGTAAAVNYRIPIPKLRRLADAGPAALRPAVPARV encoded by the coding sequence ATGATGCGCAGGATTGTGGTGGTCGGCAACGGCATTGCAGGGCAGACGGCCTGCGACTCGCTGCGCTCGGCCGGCTTCGACGGTGAACTCACTGTCGTTGGGGCCGAGCCCCACCATCCCTACAGCCGCCCGGCCCTGTCCAAGGCGCTGCTCCATGGTGTTGATGGGAAGAATGATGATGCCCTCCACGCGCACGAGCTCCCCGAGCCGACCCATGAAGCAACCGCGCTGCTCGGCGTGAGCGCCATGGGCCTGGACGTCGGGGCCCGGCGGGTTCTCCTGGACGGAGGCGGCGACCTGCCGTATGACGGCCTGGTCATCGCCTCCGGTTCCCGTGCCAGGCGCCTCGCCGGCGCGCCAGGAACAGCAGGAACGGGCCCGGACGGTGGCTCCCCGGAGTTCACCCTTCGCACCATTGAGGACGCGGTCCGTCTCAAGGAACGTGTCGCCACGCGCCCCTCGGTTATCGTGATCGGGGGAGGGCCGCTCGGTATGGAGGTCGCGTCCGGTTGCCTGTACTCGGGCTGCGAGGTCACCCTCGTCGCCGATGCCAGGCCATTGTCGCAACAGCTCGGCGGCTATCTGGCCGATATGTTCACCACTGCCGCCATCCTGGGCGGCCTGCGGGTGGTGCGCGGCGGAAAGGCCCGTCTGGTCGATCACGGCGCCGGGGCAAGGGTTGCCCTGGCCGACGGCAGGGAACTCGAAGCGGATCTCGTGGTGACCGCCGTCGGCGATGAGCCGAACACTGAGTGGCTGGCAGGCTCAAGCCTGCTCAGCGAGGGGTCGCTGCGCGTGGACTCGCGCGGCCGGCTGCGGCCGGAAATCGTGGCAGCCGGCGACGTGGCGTTCTTCCCCACCCTTCGCGGCGTTCAGCGCGTTCCCCTGTGGACGAGTGCCATCGACCAGGCCAAGGTCGCCGCCGTCGGACTGCTGCAGGGCGACGCCGCACCCGAGTTCAATTTCCAGCCCTACTTCTGGACCGAAGGCTTCGGGTTGTCGCTCAAAGCCGTCGGCTTCACCCCGGTGGCGGGTGCCCCCGACTACAGTGAGTCCGGCCTGGAACACGGGTCGGCACTCCTGCGCTGGGACAACCAGGACGGTTCGGGGACCGCAGCCGCGGTGAACTACCGGATTCCCATCCCGAAACTGCGCCGGCTGGCCGACGCGGGTCCGGCGGCGCTGCGGCCGGCCGTGCCCGCCCGGGTTTGA
- a CDS encoding aromatic acid/H+ symport family MFS transporter — MNHTSSVAAPQRSAPGSPGPTAADGPASRFSKASAAAVLVCWLLVVFDGYDLIVYGTVQSSLMSETGWGLSKATAGTIGSMAFVGMMIGAIFAGRMADSWGRRRTILGCAIVFSVFTILCAFAPNAPVFGALRLLAGIGLGGLVPSANALVAELVPTKWRSTIATLMMSGVPIGGSIAALVGIQLIPAFGWESMFLVAAVALLVVVPLGLKYLPETLARATGADMVAGNGVDKGRIVRDPTGFSSLLRAPYLGISTLFALATIATLFAWYGLGTWLPNLMQLAGYNLGSALTFALALNLGAVAGSVLTAWAGTRFGPIPTAIAAAAVAAGALVVLVTGPSVTVVYVMLVLAGVGTHGTQCLIIAAVASHYPGHLRGTALGWALGTGRIGAVAAPQVGGLLLAAGLGVNSNFLAFAGAAATAAVLLVVVGLKLKSELSIPQGASNV; from the coding sequence ATGAATCACACATCCTCTGTTGCAGCGCCGCAACGGTCCGCGCCGGGGTCTCCCGGCCCTACCGCAGCTGACGGTCCTGCCTCCCGGTTCTCCAAGGCCTCGGCGGCTGCCGTGCTCGTCTGCTGGCTCCTCGTCGTCTTCGACGGCTACGACCTGATCGTTTATGGCACCGTCCAGTCCTCCCTGATGTCCGAGACCGGTTGGGGCCTGAGCAAGGCCACCGCGGGCACCATCGGTTCGATGGCCTTCGTCGGCATGATGATCGGCGCGATCTTCGCTGGCCGAATGGCCGATTCCTGGGGCCGCCGCCGCACCATCCTCGGCTGTGCGATCGTCTTCTCGGTCTTCACCATCCTCTGCGCCTTCGCCCCCAACGCCCCCGTCTTCGGCGCCCTTCGGCTGCTGGCCGGCATTGGTCTTGGCGGCCTGGTGCCGTCGGCCAACGCCCTCGTGGCGGAACTGGTCCCCACCAAGTGGCGGTCCACGATCGCCACGCTTATGATGTCCGGCGTGCCGATCGGCGGATCCATCGCCGCCCTCGTCGGGATCCAGCTGATCCCCGCCTTCGGCTGGGAATCGATGTTCCTGGTCGCCGCGGTGGCGTTGCTGGTTGTGGTGCCGCTGGGGCTGAAATACCTGCCGGAAACCCTCGCCCGGGCGACTGGCGCTGATATGGTCGCCGGAAATGGTGTCGATAAGGGCCGGATAGTCAGGGACCCGACCGGCTTCTCATCCTTGCTCCGCGCTCCGTACCTGGGGATTAGCACGCTGTTCGCGTTGGCCACCATCGCCACGCTCTTCGCCTGGTACGGCCTGGGCACCTGGCTGCCGAACCTGATGCAGCTGGCCGGCTACAACCTGGGCTCCGCCCTGACCTTCGCCCTGGCCCTCAACCTCGGGGCGGTGGCCGGCTCGGTCCTCACGGCCTGGGCCGGGACCCGCTTCGGTCCGATTCCGACGGCGATCGCCGCGGCCGCCGTCGCCGCCGGTGCACTCGTTGTCCTGGTGACCGGCCCGTCCGTCACCGTCGTCTACGTCATGCTCGTCCTCGCCGGCGTCGGAACCCACGGCACGCAGTGCCTGATCATCGCCGCGGTCGCCAGCCACTACCCCGGACACCTGCGCGGCACCGCGCTGGGCTGGGCCTTGGGGACGGGCCGCATCGGGGCCGTCGCCGCACCCCAGGTCGGGGGCCTCCTGCTGGCCGCCGGGCTGGGCGTCAATTCCAATTTCCTCGCCTTCGCCGGCGCAGCCGCCACTGCCGCGGTCCTGCTGGTCGTCGTCGGCCTCAAACTCAAATCCGAACTTTCGATCCCGCAAGGAGCAAGCAATGTCTGA
- a CDS encoding ferredoxin, protein MKIELDRPRCEGHGLCEEAAPKLMHLDDDGELVIDVAEVDGAELDAAKAAVRVCPVAALRLAAA, encoded by the coding sequence ATGAAGATCGAACTGGACCGGCCGCGCTGCGAGGGACACGGTCTGTGCGAGGAAGCCGCACCGAAGCTGATGCACCTCGACGACGACGGCGAACTGGTCATTGATGTCGCTGAGGTGGACGGGGCCGAGCTCGACGCCGCCAAAGCGGCGGTGCGGGTCTGTCCGGTCGCCGCACTGCGTCTGGCCGCGGCCTGA
- a CDS encoding cytochrome P450, whose protein sequence is MTAPIESDIDIWDDDILVDPYPTYASLREQAAVVHLPKNDLYVLTRYDAIRDALGDPETFSSTSIGFNPMVNEALQGTSLASDPPLHTQLRATLSQNLTPRALRGLKVVIDEKADALVAELAASGSFEAIDSLARAFPIEIVADLIGFQGHVKENMLRWGQAAMQVIGPLNQRTQESFPIAGELYGWCSSVTAEDLAPGSIGRGIFDAETRGEIPAGTAGHIIHQYLGAGVDTTIAAIGNTIALFGHHPQQFERVRKNPELVPAAFAEVLRYWSPVHIWGRKATRDVEIDGVTIPAGAQVGILFGAGNRDPRHYENPDVFDVLRNPVDHLSFGYGPHGCAGQGLAKLEAHAIIEALARRVKTLTVTEEVREPSNITRSFELLQVERVVAA, encoded by the coding sequence GTGACCGCACCCATCGAATCCGACATCGACATCTGGGATGACGACATCCTGGTCGACCCGTACCCCACCTACGCGTCACTCCGTGAGCAGGCCGCGGTGGTCCACCTGCCCAAGAATGACCTTTACGTCCTGACCCGCTATGACGCCATCCGCGACGCCCTCGGGGACCCGGAAACGTTCTCCTCCACCAGCATCGGCTTCAACCCCATGGTGAATGAGGCGCTGCAGGGTACTTCGCTGGCGTCCGACCCGCCCCTCCACACCCAGCTGCGTGCGACGCTGTCGCAGAACCTCACCCCCCGCGCCCTCCGCGGACTGAAAGTCGTCATCGACGAAAAGGCTGACGCGCTGGTTGCCGAGCTGGCCGCCAGCGGCAGCTTCGAAGCCATCGATTCCCTGGCCCGCGCCTTCCCGATCGAAATCGTGGCCGACCTGATCGGGTTCCAGGGCCACGTCAAAGAGAACATGCTCCGCTGGGGCCAAGCCGCCATGCAGGTCATCGGGCCGCTGAACCAGCGCACCCAGGAAAGTTTCCCGATCGCCGGCGAGCTCTACGGCTGGTGCTCATCCGTCACTGCCGAAGACCTCGCCCCCGGCTCCATCGGCCGCGGCATCTTCGACGCGGAGACCCGGGGAGAGATTCCCGCAGGCACCGCCGGGCACATCATCCACCAGTACCTCGGCGCCGGCGTGGACACCACCATCGCCGCGATCGGAAATACTATTGCGCTCTTCGGGCACCACCCCCAGCAGTTCGAACGGGTCAGGAAGAACCCGGAACTTGTCCCCGCGGCCTTTGCCGAGGTGTTGCGTTACTGGTCGCCGGTCCACATCTGGGGCCGCAAGGCGACCCGCGACGTCGAAATCGACGGAGTCACCATTCCGGCCGGAGCCCAGGTGGGCATCCTCTTTGGCGCCGGCAACAGGGACCCGCGGCATTATGAGAACCCGGACGTCTTCGACGTCCTGCGCAACCCGGTGGACCACCTCTCCTTCGGCTACGGACCGCACGGCTGCGCCGGACAGGGCCTGGCAAAACTTGAAGCACATGCGATCATCGAGGCACTTGCCCGCAGGGTGAAGACGCTGACGGTCACCGAGGAAGTCCGGGAGCCAAGCAACATCACCCGGAGCTTCGAACTGCTCCAGGTGGAAAGGGTCGTGGCAGCATGA
- a CDS encoding maleylpyruvate isomerase family mycothiol-dependent enzyme: MAARHDQTRDPELLAALLQARRGTAFFARKLNELSDADLDGDSLLPGWTRRHITAHIGYNARAIARLIEWAATGVETPMYPSTDVRDHEIDFGATLSPIALRHLFDHSAVHLNVEWRDLPEDAWHHKVRTIQGREVPATETVWMRSREVWMHAVDLDNGAAFRDIPVPVLERLLKNITGAWKTRGTDAGLAVKVTDRDLTLGETTSESPTVVSGPLAAVVEWAAGRGHGGVTATGPGTSNGTVPAAPKWI, encoded by the coding sequence ATGGCTGCCCGCCACGACCAGACGCGCGACCCGGAGCTGCTGGCGGCGCTGCTGCAGGCGCGCCGGGGCACGGCGTTCTTCGCCCGCAAGCTCAACGAGCTCTCCGACGCGGACCTCGACGGCGACTCGCTGCTACCGGGCTGGACCCGCCGCCACATCACGGCGCACATCGGCTACAACGCCCGGGCCATCGCCCGGCTCATCGAGTGGGCGGCCACCGGGGTGGAAACCCCGATGTATCCCTCCACGGACGTCCGGGACCACGAGATCGATTTCGGGGCCACGCTGAGCCCGATCGCGCTGCGGCACCTGTTCGACCACTCCGCGGTGCACCTGAACGTCGAGTGGCGGGACCTGCCCGAGGACGCCTGGCACCACAAAGTCCGCACCATCCAGGGCCGGGAAGTCCCCGCCACGGAAACGGTCTGGATGCGCAGCCGCGAAGTCTGGATGCATGCCGTGGACCTGGACAACGGGGCCGCCTTCCGTGACATTCCGGTTCCCGTCCTCGAACGCCTGCTCAAGAACATCACCGGCGCGTGGAAGACCCGCGGCACCGATGCGGGCCTCGCGGTCAAGGTCACCGACCGCGACCTCACCCTTGGGGAGACGACGTCGGAGTCCCCGACCGTGGTCTCCGGACCGCTGGCAGCCGTCGTCGAATGGGCCGCCGGCCGCGGCCACGGCGGCGTCACCGCCACAGGCCCCGGCACCTCCAACGGCACGGTCCCGGCCGCGCCGAAATGGATCTGA
- a CDS encoding FAD-dependent oxidoreductase, which translates to MSEHVLSTNGPSTDVLVIGGGMAGLAGALALRENGANVTLVERAPEFGEVGAGLQMAPNASRVLKRWGLLEKALEIGVQPKHLVFRDAVTGEELTRQTLGGEFAERYGAPYVVIHRSDLHRVLLEGCEAAGVKLVNDVMVESVETVNGRGVAHTAAGVDYEADVVIGADGLRSTLRPLVTNDEPVSSAYVAYRGTVPITEDTPKADLEDVIVYLGPDCHLVQYPLRKGELLNTVAVFKSPSFERGEEQYGGVDELEAAYRDCVPAVQEALKNLATGIRWPMYDRDPIENWVAGRMVLMGDAAHPMLQYLAQGACQALEDAAALQDATLGTVFSEDGVNPDAWDGAIREFNDARAGRTARVQRTARVWGESWHVSGLARTLRNLLFKSRKDNDFQYNDWLYGQDGDGVPAVREAQPSIAERVSA; encoded by the coding sequence ATGTCTGAGCACGTCCTGTCCACCAATGGTCCGTCCACCGATGTCCTGGTCATCGGAGGCGGAATGGCCGGACTGGCCGGAGCCCTCGCGCTGCGTGAAAACGGCGCCAACGTCACCCTCGTGGAGCGGGCCCCCGAATTCGGCGAGGTCGGCGCCGGGCTGCAGATGGCCCCCAACGCCTCCCGCGTCCTGAAGCGCTGGGGCCTACTGGAAAAGGCCCTGGAAATCGGTGTCCAGCCCAAGCACCTCGTGTTCCGCGACGCCGTCACCGGCGAGGAACTCACCCGCCAGACCCTCGGCGGGGAATTCGCGGAACGCTACGGCGCACCGTACGTCGTCATCCACCGCAGCGACCTGCACCGGGTCCTGCTCGAAGGCTGCGAAGCCGCCGGCGTCAAGCTCGTCAACGACGTGATGGTCGAGAGCGTCGAAACCGTCAACGGCCGCGGCGTGGCCCACACCGCCGCGGGAGTGGATTACGAGGCCGACGTCGTGATCGGCGCCGACGGACTCCGCTCCACCCTGCGCCCGCTCGTGACCAATGACGAGCCCGTCTCCTCGGCCTACGTCGCCTACCGCGGCACCGTCCCGATCACCGAAGACACCCCGAAGGCCGACCTCGAGGACGTCATCGTCTACCTCGGCCCGGACTGCCACCTGGTGCAGTACCCGCTGCGCAAGGGCGAGCTGCTGAACACCGTCGCCGTCTTCAAGTCCCCCTCCTTCGAGCGCGGCGAAGAGCAGTACGGGGGAGTGGACGAGCTCGAGGCCGCTTACCGGGACTGCGTCCCGGCCGTCCAGGAAGCACTGAAGAACCTGGCCACCGGCATCCGCTGGCCCATGTACGACCGTGACCCGATCGAAAACTGGGTCGCCGGCCGGATGGTGCTGATGGGCGACGCCGCGCACCCGATGCTCCAGTACCTCGCCCAGGGCGCCTGCCAGGCACTCGAAGACGCCGCCGCGCTGCAGGACGCCACCCTGGGCACGGTCTTCAGCGAAGACGGCGTGAACCCGGACGCTTGGGACGGTGCCATCAGGGAGTTCAACGACGCCCGCGCCGGCCGCACCGCCCGGGTCCAGCGCACCGCCCGCGTCTGGGGCGAATCCTGGCACGTCTCCGGACTGGCACGGACCCTGCGCAACCTGCTCTTCAAGAGCCGGAAGGACAACGACTTCCAGTACAACGACTGGCTGTACGGCCAGGACGGCGACGGCGTGCCCGCGGTCCGCGAGGCCCAGCCCAGCATTGCGGAGCGGGTTTCCGCCTAA
- a CDS encoding IclR family transcriptional regulator, which produces MQNKPSSPSARKPVQKRPTYSIEAVDNALQLLQLLRDGGALRLKDAAAELGVAPSTAHRLLAMLVYRGFAVQDESRRYVPGPAMGVGPAGLSWTRLLRTLAQPHMELLSARLDETVNLMVRVGTKVRFLATVEGNSVLRVGDRQGTVMPADKTSGGKAMLAELEPAMIEQLFRSNNAEIGGDNIPATEYPAFLRELESIRSNGFAANFEGTEEGVSALGMALHNRHGHVVGALSVATPATRFRRVFDAGLVAALGETRRQLEIDIAANPADPD; this is translated from the coding sequence GTGCAGAACAAGCCATCGTCTCCCTCCGCCCGGAAGCCCGTGCAGAAACGGCCTACCTATTCCATCGAGGCCGTCGACAATGCCCTGCAGCTCCTGCAGCTGCTGCGCGACGGCGGAGCCCTGCGGCTCAAGGACGCCGCCGCGGAGCTCGGCGTCGCCCCTTCCACAGCCCACCGGCTACTGGCAATGCTGGTGTACCGGGGGTTCGCCGTACAGGATGAAAGCCGCCGCTATGTCCCGGGGCCGGCGATGGGCGTCGGGCCCGCGGGGCTGTCCTGGACCAGGCTGCTGCGCACGCTGGCGCAGCCGCACATGGAGCTGCTCTCGGCACGGCTGGACGAAACCGTGAACCTGATGGTGCGGGTAGGCACGAAAGTCCGGTTCCTCGCCACGGTGGAGGGCAACAGCGTCCTGCGCGTGGGTGACAGGCAGGGGACGGTCATGCCAGCCGACAAGACGTCCGGCGGGAAGGCCATGCTTGCCGAACTGGAGCCGGCCATGATCGAGCAGCTGTTCCGCAGCAACAACGCCGAGATCGGCGGGGACAACATTCCGGCCACGGAGTACCCGGCCTTCTTGCGCGAGCTGGAATCCATCCGCAGCAACGGCTTCGCCGCCAATTTCGAGGGCACCGAGGAGGGGGTCAGCGCGCTCGGCATGGCCCTGCACAACCGGCACGGGCACGTCGTTGGTGCGCTCAGCGTTGCCACTCCGGCGACCCGGTTCCGGCGGGTGTTCGACGCCGGACTGGTAGCCGCACTGGGGGAAACTCGCCGGCAGCTGGAGATCGACATCGCAGCCAATCCGGCGGATCCGGACTAG
- a CDS encoding fumarylacetoacetate hydrolase family protein: protein MKLLTLRIGNGSTKAVRQDGDTLTEIDGFANVGELLRSADWEATAKAASGATHPLEGADLDAVVPSPGKIICVGHNYRNHIKEMGREVPEFPTLFAKYAESLIGPNDDLALPQESDTVDWESELAVVIGKKGRRISEADAADHIAGYAVLNDVSMRDYQFRTIQWLQGKTWEKSTPFGPALVTKDEFSGGLMTTEVDGEVQQQTPTNDVVFTPEFLVSYISTIITLNPGDVIATGTPGGVGHAQDPKRYLQEGQLLVTTIEGLGQLKNRVVKEA, encoded by the coding sequence ATGAAACTCCTGACCCTCCGCATCGGAAACGGCTCGACCAAGGCTGTCCGCCAGGACGGCGACACCCTGACCGAGATCGACGGCTTCGCCAACGTCGGTGAGTTGCTGCGCTCGGCAGACTGGGAAGCAACCGCGAAGGCCGCTTCCGGCGCCACCCACCCGCTCGAGGGCGCGGACCTCGACGCCGTCGTCCCCTCCCCCGGAAAGATCATCTGCGTGGGCCACAACTACCGCAACCACATCAAGGAAATGGGCCGGGAAGTCCCGGAGTTCCCCACCCTGTTCGCCAAGTACGCGGAGTCCCTGATCGGCCCGAACGACGACCTGGCCCTCCCGCAGGAATCCGATACCGTTGACTGGGAGTCCGAGCTCGCCGTCGTGATCGGCAAGAAGGGCCGCCGGATTTCCGAAGCCGACGCCGCCGACCACATCGCCGGCTACGCCGTGCTCAACGACGTGTCCATGCGCGACTACCAGTTCCGCACCATCCAGTGGCTGCAGGGCAAGACCTGGGAGAAGTCCACCCCGTTCGGCCCTGCCCTGGTGACCAAGGACGAGTTCAGCGGCGGCCTGATGACCACCGAGGTCGACGGCGAGGTCCAGCAGCAGACTCCCACCAACGACGTCGTCTTCACCCCCGAGTTCCTGGTCTCCTACATCTCCACCATCATCACTCTGAACCCCGGCGACGTGATTGCCACCGGCACCCCGGGAGGTGTGGGCCACGCCCAGGACCCGAAGCGGTACCTGCAGGAGGGCCAGCTCCTGGTCACCACCATCGAGGGCCTGGGGCAGCTGAAGAACCGCGTGGTCAAGGAAGCCTGA
- a CDS encoding acetamidase/formamidase family protein has translation MAIHELHAAPETTVDSYSRAHSPVLVVDPGDTIVVGSLDASGYLSRQTAPGEQQPRMFAERRGHCLTGPVAIRGAMPGDMLALHLVDLRPGDWGWTVAGARESPITKRLDIGTDAPSWLLWDLDSELGTATESRGFRRPLAPFLGVMGLAPAEEGEHSTIPPRGANAGNIDCRELVAGSTLYIPVEVPEALLYLGDGHAAQGDGEAGGTAIECPMRTEAIVEIAQDRPLATLHAESPGGKITFGFNEDLNLATGDALDAMVMWMTQIYSVDKPTALALASTVVDLRVTQVANQVWGVHAVLPNGVLT, from the coding sequence TTGGCGATCCACGAGCTCCACGCCGCGCCCGAAACCACCGTCGACTCGTACTCACGCGCTCACAGCCCGGTTCTCGTCGTCGATCCGGGGGACACGATAGTCGTAGGCTCCCTGGACGCGTCGGGCTACCTGTCCCGGCAGACGGCTCCGGGGGAGCAACAACCCCGCATGTTCGCCGAGCGGCGTGGGCACTGCCTCACCGGACCCGTCGCGATCCGGGGAGCGATGCCGGGCGACATGCTCGCGCTGCACCTCGTCGATCTGCGCCCGGGGGACTGGGGGTGGACCGTCGCCGGTGCCCGCGAATCCCCGATCACAAAGCGGCTCGACATCGGCACGGACGCGCCGTCGTGGCTGCTGTGGGACCTCGACTCCGAGCTCGGTACGGCCACGGAGAGCCGCGGCTTCCGTCGTCCGCTCGCGCCGTTCCTCGGGGTGATGGGACTCGCCCCGGCAGAAGAGGGCGAGCATTCGACCATCCCTCCGCGCGGCGCGAACGCCGGCAACATCGACTGCCGCGAGCTCGTCGCCGGTTCCACCCTCTACATCCCGGTCGAGGTGCCGGAAGCGCTGCTCTACCTCGGCGACGGTCACGCGGCCCAGGGCGACGGTGAGGCCGGCGGCACAGCCATCGAATGCCCCATGCGCACCGAGGCCATCGTCGAGATCGCGCAGGACCGGCCGCTCGCGACGCTCCACGCCGAGTCCCCGGGCGGCAAAATCACCTTCGGTTTCAACGAAGACCTCAACCTCGCGACGGGTGATGCGCTGGACGCCATGGTGATGTGGATGACCCAGATCTACTCGGTGGACAAGCCCACGGCACTCGCTCTCGCGAGCACTGTCGTTGATCTGCGGGTGACCCAGGTCGCGAACCAGGTCTGGGGCGTTCACGCCGTGCTGCCGAACGGTGTGCTCACGTGA
- a CDS encoding cupin domain-containing protein, with amino-acid sequence MSISAENTTHESVAAAHTAPEPTPEEAVQLQELYRDFDRENLIPLWTEIADLMPMVPSPKAVPHVWRWSDLYPLAARAGDLVPVGRGGERRAIALANPGLGNTPYATPTLWAAIQYLGARETAPEHRHSQNAFRFVVEGEGVWTVVNGDPVRMSRGDFLLTPGWNFHGHHNDTDEPMAWIDGLDIPFVHYADAGFFEFGTERVTDEATPGISRSERLWAHPGLRPLSGLDDTTSSPIAAYRWEYTDRALREQLLLEDEGHPATVSQGHAAVRYTNPTTGGDVMPTIRAEFHRLRAGATTEAVREVGSSVWQVFEGRGSVVLDGETRTLEKGDLFVVPSWAAWSLQAESEFDLFRFSDAPIFERLNFNRTYIEGRKNA; translated from the coding sequence GTGTCCATCAGCGCAGAGAACACGACCCACGAATCAGTGGCCGCAGCGCACACCGCTCCTGAGCCCACGCCCGAAGAGGCTGTGCAACTGCAGGAGCTGTACCGCGATTTTGACCGGGAGAACCTGATCCCGCTCTGGACCGAGATCGCGGATCTGATGCCGATGGTCCCGTCCCCGAAGGCGGTCCCCCATGTCTGGCGGTGGAGCGATCTGTACCCGCTGGCCGCCCGCGCGGGCGACCTCGTCCCGGTGGGCCGCGGCGGTGAGCGCCGCGCCATTGCGCTCGCCAACCCGGGCCTGGGCAACACCCCGTATGCGACCCCCACGTTGTGGGCGGCCATCCAGTACCTCGGCGCCCGGGAAACCGCGCCGGAGCACCGGCACTCGCAGAACGCTTTCCGCTTCGTCGTCGAGGGCGAAGGCGTCTGGACCGTCGTGAACGGCGACCCGGTGCGGATGTCCCGCGGCGACTTCCTGCTGACGCCGGGCTGGAACTTCCACGGCCACCACAACGACACCGATGAGCCGATGGCCTGGATCGACGGCCTGGACATCCCATTCGTGCACTACGCCGACGCCGGTTTCTTCGAGTTCGGCACCGAGCGCGTCACCGATGAGGCCACCCCGGGCATCTCCCGCTCGGAGCGGCTCTGGGCCCACCCGGGCCTGCGCCCGCTCTCCGGCCTGGACGACACCACGAGTTCGCCCATCGCGGCCTACCGCTGGGAGTACACCGACCGTGCCCTGCGCGAGCAGCTGCTGCTGGAGGACGAGGGCCACCCGGCCACCGTCTCCCAGGGCCACGCGGCCGTGCGCTACACCAACCCCACCACCGGCGGCGACGTGATGCCGACCATCCGGGCTGAATTCCACCGGCTCCGCGCCGGTGCCACCACCGAAGCGGTCCGCGAGGTCGGCTCCAGTGTCTGGCAGGTCTTCGAGGGCCGCGGCTCCGTGGTCCTCGACGGCGAAACCCGGACCCTGGAAAAGGGCGACCTGTTTGTTGTCCCGTCCTGGGCGGCCTGGTCCTTGCAGGCCGAGAGCGAGTTCGATCTCTTCCGCTTCAGCGACGCCCCCATTTTCGAACGCCTGAACTTCAACCGCACCTACATCGAAGGACGCAAGAACGCATGA
- a CDS encoding TetR/AcrR family transcriptional regulator produces the protein MSSLREAQKKLTRDMIVERALELFTEKGYAATTIDEIAAAAGTTRVTFYAYYPSRSDLMKDFMARVNSVLDRADGPESGSTAADLVEVVRAGELPGILAWLESRAALWPVFRPYLDVLDEAAAVDREVRTMVENWHEEVISDLVRGMQLAGRFTEETRHIRGTLAFTSLDYVATLWTRRKLEPNREHALEVLADSWYHLLCDEG, from the coding sequence ATGTCGTCGTTGCGAGAAGCCCAGAAGAAGCTCACCCGCGACATGATCGTGGAACGGGCGCTTGAGCTCTTCACCGAGAAGGGCTACGCCGCGACCACCATCGATGAGATCGCGGCGGCGGCCGGCACCACCAGGGTAACCTTCTACGCCTACTACCCCTCGCGCAGTGACCTGATGAAGGACTTCATGGCGCGCGTCAACTCGGTGCTTGACCGGGCGGACGGCCCAGAGAGCGGCTCCACCGCCGCCGACCTCGTAGAGGTGGTGCGTGCCGGCGAGCTGCCGGGCATTCTTGCCTGGTTGGAATCCAGGGCGGCGCTCTGGCCGGTCTTCCGCCCCTATCTCGATGTCCTCGACGAGGCCGCCGCCGTCGACCGTGAGGTCCGCACCATGGTCGAAAACTGGCACGAGGAGGTCATTTCCGACCTGGTCCGAGGCATGCAGCTCGCCGGACGATTCACCGAGGAGACGCGCCACATCCGCGGAACCCTCGCTTTCACGTCGCTCGACTACGTAGCCACGCTCTGGACGCGGCGGAAGTTGGAGCCAAACCGCGAACACGCGTTGGAGGTACTGGCCGACAGCTGGTACCACCTGCTCTGCGACGAAGGCTGA